From the Roseateles sp. XES5 genome, one window contains:
- the rpsR gene encoding 30S ribosomal protein S18 yields the protein MADTSSAPARRPFHRRRKTCPFSGANAPKIDYKDVRLLSRYISERGKIVPSRITAVSQKKQRELAKAIKRARFLGLLPYVVA from the coding sequence ATGGCTGATACTTCCTCCGCTCCGGCACGCCGTCCGTTCCACCGCCGTCGCAAGACCTGCCCCTTCTCGGGCGCAAACGCTCCGAAGATCGACTACAAGGACGTCCGTCTTCTGTCGCGTTACATCTCCGAGCGCGGCAAGATCGTTCCGTCCCGCATCACGGCCGTTTCCCAGAAGAAGCAGCGCGAACTCGCCAAGGCGATCAAGCGCGCCCGCTTCCTCGGCCTGCTGCCCTACGTCGTAGCGTAA
- the rpsF gene encoding 30S ribosomal protein S6, whose protein sequence is MALYEHVFLARQDVSAQQVDALVEQYKGVIEAHGGKVGRVENWGLKSLTYRIKKNRKAHYALMDIDAPAAAIHEMERQMRINEDVLRYMTIAVEAHEEGPSAMMQKRDRDDRPRRDGDDRGPRRDFGDRPRRDFGDRPPRGDRPAREDRA, encoded by the coding sequence ATGGCTCTTTACGAACATGTATTCCTGGCCCGCCAGGACGTGTCCGCCCAGCAGGTCGACGCTCTCGTCGAACAGTACAAGGGTGTGATCGAAGCACACGGCGGCAAGGTCGGCCGGGTCGAAAACTGGGGCCTCAAGTCCCTGACCTACCGCATCAAGAAGAACCGCAAGGCGCATTACGCGCTGATGGACATCGACGCTCCGGCCGCCGCCATCCACGAGATGGAACGCCAGATGCGCATCAACGAAGACGTTCTTCGTTACATGACCATCGCCGTCGAAGCCCACGAAGAAGGCCCGTCTGCCATGATGCAGAAGCGCGACCGCGACGACCGTCCGCGCCGTGATGGCGACGACCGCGGCCCGCGCCGCGACTTCGGCGACCGTCCGCGCCGCGACTTCGGCGACCGCCCGCCGCGTGGCGACCGTCCGGCCCGCGAAGACCGCGCGTAA
- a CDS encoding DUF2232 domain-containing protein: MKTLTPTSIATGLVAGVTAALLSLSANAQSSLAIVLYAASALPILIAGLGWGNASAFIAVVAGGITASALVSSHFAALIVLITLIPAGWLSNLANLARPASELGGPDNALAWYPLSNILAHLAVMVTLGMIAVGAIVGYNSDMAGRLVDIVLETLKAQEPLYNPDANAVAQLKSIFALALPLVQGALWVFLLFTAYYIATFVVRVSGKGLRPREDMPSTLRMHRNAIFFFLAGLVLAFLGGVPAIIGALVCGTFGAGFVLAGFASLHFRTRGKPWRLFALWFAYLSVLLFTIPVFAILILGLLDTRRTIALTPSGPAEQKNPNT; this comes from the coding sequence GTGAAGACCCTGACGCCAACCTCGATTGCGACCGGCCTCGTTGCCGGTGTGACCGCCGCTCTGCTGTCGCTGAGCGCGAATGCGCAGTCGTCGCTTGCGATCGTGCTTTACGCCGCGTCCGCCCTTCCCATCCTGATCGCCGGCCTCGGCTGGGGCAATGCCAGCGCCTTCATCGCCGTCGTCGCCGGCGGCATCACGGCCTCCGCGCTGGTCTCCTCGCATTTCGCCGCGCTGATCGTTCTCATCACGCTGATCCCGGCCGGCTGGCTGAGCAACCTCGCCAACCTCGCGCGCCCCGCCTCCGAACTCGGCGGCCCGGACAATGCGCTCGCCTGGTACCCGCTGTCCAACATCCTCGCCCATCTCGCCGTCATGGTGACGCTCGGCATGATCGCGGTCGGCGCCATCGTCGGCTACAACAGCGACATGGCCGGCCGTCTGGTCGACATCGTGCTCGAGACGCTGAAGGCGCAGGAACCGCTCTACAATCCCGACGCCAATGCCGTGGCGCAGCTGAAGTCGATCTTCGCGCTGGCGCTGCCGCTGGTGCAGGGCGCGCTCTGGGTGTTCCTGCTGTTTACGGCCTATTACATCGCGACCTTCGTCGTGCGTGTTTCGGGCAAGGGCCTGCGCCCGCGCGAGGATATGCCCTCGACGCTGCGCATGCACCGCAATGCGATCTTCTTCTTCCTCGCCGGTCTCGTTCTCGCCTTCCTCGGCGGCGTGCCGGCGATCATCGGCGCGCTCGTCTGCGGCACCTTCGGGGCCGGCTTCGTGCTCGCCGGCTTCGCGAGCCTGCATTTCAGGACGCGCGGCAAGCCGTGGCGGCTCTTCGCCCTGTGGTTCGCCTATCTCTCGGTATTGCTCTTCACGATACCGGTCTTCGCCATCCTCATTCTGGGCCTCCTGGACACGCGGCGCACCATCGCGCTGACGCCCTCCGGCCCGGCAGAGCAGAAAAACCCGAACACCTGA
- the rplI gene encoding 50S ribosomal protein L9 has protein sequence MDVILLERIAKLGQMGETVKVRDGFARNYLLPLGKALRANEANKKRFESERATLEARNLERKSEAQTVAEKLDGKSFVIVRSAGETGQLYGSVAARDVIEVLASEGFNVGRNQVELNTPIKAIGLHKVVLHLHSEVEIAIEVNVARSADEAERQSKGESLTSADAIYGVDEDALTAADFFDPEADLEDGEDA, from the coding sequence ATGGACGTCATTCTTCTCGAACGCATCGCCAAGCTCGGCCAGATGGGCGAAACCGTAAAGGTTCGCGACGGCTTCGCCCGTAACTACCTGCTGCCGCTCGGCAAGGCGCTGCGCGCCAACGAAGCCAACAAGAAGCGCTTCGAATCCGAGCGTGCGACGCTCGAAGCCCGTAACCTCGAGCGCAAGTCGGAAGCCCAGACGGTTGCCGAAAAGCTCGACGGCAAGTCCTTCGTCATCGTCCGCTCGGCTGGCGAAACCGGCCAGCTCTACGGTTCGGTCGCCGCCCGCGACGTCATCGAAGTCCTCGCTTCCGAAGGCTTCAACGTCGGCCGCAACCAGGTCGAACTCAACACGCCGATCAAGGCCATCGGCCTGCACAAGGTCGTCCTGCACCTGCATTCGGAAGTCGAGATCGCCATCGAAGTCAACGTTGCCCGCTCCGCCGACGAAGCCGAGCGTCAGTCCAAGGGCGAAAGCCTGACCTCCGCCGACGCCATCTACGGCGTTGACGAAGACGCGCTGACGGCCGCCGACTTCTTCGATCCGGAAGCCGACCTCGAAGACGGCGAAGACGCCTAA
- a CDS encoding nucleobase:cation symporter-2 family protein, with protein sequence MNAHTHPEVSPGAAAADELVFALEDRPKPLIALLAAIQHLLAIIVPIVTPGLLICQALGVSARDTNMIVSMSLVISGIATFVQCRRFGPLGAGLLIVQGTSFNFVGPLIAGGVLMVKQGTPVEAVMACIFGVVIAGSFIEMGLSRILPFVKKFITPLVTGIVVLMIGLTLIKVGLISMGGGFGAMQSGTFANGENLLLSGTVLGLIIVLNRIPVVWVRSAAIIIALGAGYALAASLGRLDFTGVHQAAWFEVPMPLHFGLDFSWTLFAPMVVIYLVTSLEAIGDITATSKISREPVEGPVWMERVKGGVLVNGANSLLAGIFNTFPSSVFAQNNGIIQLTGVASRHVGVYIAGVLVLLGLFPTIAGIIQAVPEPVLGGAVIVMFGAVAASGINILAGLQLDRRALLIIAISLALGLGVSQVPEFVSHMPRFLKDVLESGVATGGLCAVLLNWLLPETQEPKPVH encoded by the coding sequence ATGAACGCCCATACCCATCCGGAGGTGTCGCCGGGAGCGGCGGCCGCCGACGAACTGGTCTTCGCGCTCGAGGACCGGCCGAAGCCGCTGATCGCGCTGCTCGCCGCCATCCAGCATCTGCTCGCCATCATCGTGCCGATCGTCACGCCGGGCCTCCTGATCTGTCAGGCGCTCGGCGTTTCGGCCCGCGACACCAACATGATCGTCTCGATGTCGCTGGTCATTTCCGGCATCGCCACCTTCGTGCAGTGCCGCCGCTTCGGTCCGCTCGGCGCGGGTCTGCTCATCGTGCAGGGCACGAGCTTCAACTTCGTCGGCCCGCTGATCGCCGGCGGCGTGCTGATGGTCAAGCAGGGCACGCCCGTGGAGGCCGTCATGGCCTGCATCTTCGGCGTCGTCATCGCGGGGTCCTTCATCGAGATGGGGCTCTCCCGCATCCTGCCCTTCGTGAAGAAATTCATCACCCCGCTCGTCACCGGCATCGTCGTGCTGATGATCGGCCTCACGCTGATCAAGGTCGGCCTCATCAGCATGGGCGGCGGCTTCGGCGCCATGCAGTCCGGCACCTTTGCCAATGGCGAGAACCTGCTGCTCTCGGGTACTGTGCTGGGCCTGATCATCGTGCTCAACCGCATCCCGGTCGTCTGGGTGCGCAGCGCCGCCATCATCATCGCGCTCGGCGCCGGCTATGCGCTCGCCGCCTCGCTCGGCCGTCTCGATTTCACCGGCGTGCACCAGGCCGCCTGGTTCGAGGTGCCGATGCCGCTGCATTTCGGGCTGGATTTCTCCTGGACGCTGTTTGCGCCCATGGTCGTGATCTATCTGGTGACCTCGCTCGAAGCCATCGGCGACATCACCGCCACCAGCAAGATCTCCCGCGAGCCCGTCGAAGGCCCGGTCTGGATGGAGCGGGTCAAGGGCGGCGTGCTGGTCAACGGCGCGAATTCGCTGCTGGCAGGCATCTTCAACACCTTCCCGAGCTCGGTCTTCGCGCAGAACAACGGCATCATCCAGCTTACCGGCGTCGCCAGCCGCCATGTCGGCGTCTATATTGCCGGCGTGCTCGTGCTGCTCGGCTTGTTCCCGACGATCGCCGGCATCATCCAGGCCGTTCCGGAGCCGGTGCTGGGCGGCGCCGTCATCGTCATGTTCGGCGCGGTCGCCGCCTCCGGCATCAACATCCTCGCCGGCCTCCAGCTCGACCGCCGCGCGCTGCTGATCATCGCGATCTCGCTGGCGCTCGGCCTCGGCGTCTCGCAGGTGCCGGAATTCGTCTCGCACATGCCGCGCTTCCTGAAGGACGTGCTGGAATCGGGTGTCGCGACCGGCGGCCTCTGCGCCGTGCTGCTCAACTGGCTGCTGCCGGAAACGCAGGAACCCAAGCCCGTCCATTGA